One segment of Oceanivirga salmonicida DNA contains the following:
- a CDS encoding KH domain-containing protein, translated as MTKYENLVKFWLTEFVGDESKYTINVVEKQDNMTIEISLDKSDMGKIIGKNGNIITALRNFINSISNKDKKNVRILVKDI; from the coding sequence ATGACAAAATATGAGAATTTAGTTAAATTTTGGTTAACAGAATTTGTAGGAGATGAATCAAAATATACTATTAATGTAGTTGAAAAACAAGATAATATGACAATAGAAATAAGTCTTGATAAATCTGACATGGGGAAAATCATAGGAAAAAATGGAAATATAATAACAGCTTTAAGAAATTTTATAAATTCAATATCAAATAAAGATAAAAAAAATGTTAGAATATTAGTTAAGGATATTTAA
- a CDS encoding adenylosuccinate synthase: MNKNYNTYIILGLQFGDEGKGKIIDRYAVDADYVIKSVGGNNASHTIIKNDEQIDLNMLPISVVNSQAKCILAAGTVIDIDNFFDEVYSIEKTGKLLTNLFIDGRANIVMPYHTKIDNVKEKILGKNVVHSSKNGIGPCYVDKISKIGIRISDLLNPEILRNKITQNLKEKNDVLVKYNENPIDVEYLVEKYTDYAEKLRYRIIDAVSEINKAIDEGEKVIFEGSQALMLDNDFGTYPDVVSTGTNASSICSGAGIPPYKISNIIGVMKAYTTRVSGGLFPSEVFFETREHFARKGNEYVTGTNVFRRCGWLDLVLLKYSIMINGVTDINLTKLDVLTGLDKIKIAVGYEIDKIVYPTYPLECDNNKDIDILYKEFDGWSEDISNIKEYADLPENCKRYIEYIEGYLGVRISLISVGSKKEQIIIK, encoded by the coding sequence ATGAATAAAAATTATAATACTTATATAATACTTGGTCTACAATTTGGAGACGAAGGTAAGGGTAAAATTATAGATAGATATGCAGTAGATGCTGATTATGTAATAAAATCTGTTGGCGGAAATAATGCAAGTCATACAATTATAAAAAACGATGAACAAATAGATTTAAATATGTTGCCTATAAGTGTAGTAAACAGTCAGGCTAAATGTATATTGGCAGCAGGAACTGTAATAGATATAGATAATTTTTTTGATGAAGTATATAGCATAGAAAAAACTGGTAAATTATTAACTAATTTATTTATTGATGGTAGGGCTAATATAGTTATGCCATATCACACAAAGATAGATAATGTTAAAGAAAAAATATTAGGTAAAAATGTTGTTCATTCATCTAAAAATGGTATAGGACCTTGTTATGTAGATAAAATATCTAAAATAGGAATAAGAATATCGGATTTATTAAATCCAGAAATTTTAAGAAATAAAATAACGCAAAATTTAAAAGAAAAAAATGATGTTTTAGTTAAATATAATGAAAATCCTATTGACGTAGAATACCTTGTAGAAAAATATACAGATTATGCAGAGAAATTAAGATATAGAATTATAGATGCAGTTAGTGAAATAAATAAAGCCATAGATGAAGGCGAAAAAGTAATATTTGAAGGAAGTCAGGCTTTAATGCTAGATAATGATTTTGGGACATACCCTGATGTAGTATCAACTGGTACTAATGCTTCAAGTATATGTAGTGGTGCAGGAATACCACCTTATAAGATTTCAAATATTATAGGAGTTATGAAAGCATACACAACCAGAGTATCAGGTGGTCTATTTCCTAGCGAAGTTTTTTTTGAAACAAGAGAACATTTTGCAAGAAAAGGAAATGAATATGTTACGGGAACTAATGTATTTAGGAGATGCGGTTGGTTAGACTTGGTTTTATTAAAATATAGTATAATGATAAATGGTGTTACTGATATTAATTTGACTAAATTAGATGTATTGACTGGTTTAGATAAAATAAAAATAGCAGTAGGGTATGAAATAGATAAAATAGTTTATCCTACTTATCCTTTGGAATGTGATAATAACAAAGATATTGATATATTATATAAAGAATTTGATGGTTGGTCAGAAGATATATCAAATATAAAAGAATATGCTGATTTACCTGAAAATTGTAAAAGATATATTGAGTATATTGAAGGATACTTGGGAGTTAGAATAAGTTTAATATCAGTAGGTTCTAAAAAAGAACAAATAATAATTAAATAA
- a CDS encoding deoxynucleoside kinase, with translation MKGTICVDGVVGVGKSSLAELIAKRYGIKVYEEPVVDNPILDKFYYDKKRWSFPLQIFFLNKRYKMIKEAASLETCVMDRSIYGDVIFSKMLYEDGDMSKEEFELYEELLYNMLENVQKPALMIYLETSVDNAVERIKKRGRDYEQIVPTDYWISLDKNYREYFDNYNLSEFLRINVDGLDFVNNEKDKEYIFDIIDKKLGIK, from the coding sequence ATGAAAGGAACTATATGTGTTGATGGAGTAGTTGGAGTTGGTAAAAGTTCTTTGGCAGAATTAATAGCAAAAAGATATGGGATTAAGGTGTATGAAGAACCAGTAGTAGATAATCCTATTTTAGACAAATTTTATTATGATAAAAAAAGATGGAGTTTTCCTTTGCAAATATTCTTTCTTAATAAAAGATATAAGATGATAAAAGAAGCAGCTAGTTTAGAAACATGTGTTATGGATAGATCAATATATGGTGATGTAATATTTAGTAAAATGTTATATGAAGATGGAGATATGAGTAAGGAAGAATTTGAATTATATGAAGAATTACTATATAACATGCTTGAAAATGTACAAAAACCAGCACTTATGATATATCTTGAAACTTCTGTTGATAATGCAGTTGAGAGAATAAAAAAAAGAGGTAGAGATTACGAACAAATAGTACCAACTGATTATTGGATTAGTCTAGATAAAAATTATAGAGAATATTTTGATAACTATAATTTATCAGAATTTTTAAGAATAAATGTAGATGGACTAGATTTTGTAAATAATGAAAAAGATAAGGAATATATTTTTGATATAATAGATAAAAAATTAGGAATAAAATAA